From one Rosa rugosa chromosome 4, drRosRugo1.1, whole genome shotgun sequence genomic stretch:
- the LOC133707549 gene encoding uncharacterized protein LOC133707549: protein MGKDAKAGGKGKGKAAAGAGCDEGGGSKGKGKSGKGGASDGLGTCTYVKARHLLCEKQGKINEAYKKLQDGWLGNGDKVPPAEFTKLASEYSKCPSGKKGGDLGWFPRRKMPGPFQEVAFSTPIGATSGAFKSTYVLILFAILDLYSLSDAFVTLCYTLE from the coding sequence aTGGGCAAGGACGCCAAGGCCGGAGGAAAAGGCAAGGGAAAAGCCGCAGCCGGCGCCGGCTGCGACGAGGGCGGCGGCTCTAAGGGAAAAGGAAAGTCCGGCAAGGGCGGAGCTTCCGATGGGCTCGGCACCTGCACGTATGTGAAGGCAAGGCACTTACTTTGTGAGAAGCAGGGAAAGATCAACGAAGCCTACAAGAAGTTGCAGGACGGCTGGCTCGGAAACGGCGATAAGGTCCCTCCGGCGGAGTTCACTAAGTTGGCCTCCGAGTACTCCAAGTGTCCTTCAGGGAAGAAAGGCGGCGACCTCGGGTGGTTCCCTCGCAGGAAGATGCCCGGCCCTTTTCAAGAGGTGGCCTTCAGCACTCCGATTGGGGCTACCAGCGGTGCTTTCAAGTCCACGTATGTGTTGATACTTTTCGCAATTTTAGATCTTTATAGTCTTTCTGATGCATTTGTTACTCTCTGCTATACACTGGAGTAG